One Molothrus ater isolate BHLD 08-10-18 breed brown headed cowbird chromosome 4, BPBGC_Mater_1.1, whole genome shotgun sequence genomic window carries:
- the PCDH7 gene encoding protocadherin-7 isoform X5 produces MRKMRTLLRFVHCCCCCFLLLLPPPLWVSLAAAKQLLKYRLAEEGPADIRIGNVASDLGIVTGSGEVTFSLESGSDYLKIDNMTGELSTTERRIDREKLPQCQMIFDENECFLDFEVSVIGPSQSWVDLFEGRVIILDINDNTPTFPSPVLTLTVEENRPVGTLYLLPTATDRDFGRNGIERYELLQEPGGDGGRRGGGGGSAAAAPESAPFPGGSKRRQEAEAAARSSVFELQVADTLDGEKQPQLIVKGALDREQRDSYELSLRVRDGGDPARSSQAILRVLITDVNDNSPRFEKSVYEADLAENSSPGTPILQLRATDLDVGVNGQIEYVFGAATESVRRLLRLDETSGWLSVLHRIDREEVNQLRFTVMARDRGQPPKTDKATVVLNIRDENDNVPTIDIRKIGRIPLRDGVASVAEDVLVDTPIALVQVSDRDQGENGVVTCTVVGDVPFQLKPASEGEGEPQNKRKYFLHTSAPLDYEAVRDYNVVIVAVDSGSPSLSSNNSLLVRVGDTNDNPPMFSQAVLEVSFPENNLPGERVATVVATDADSGKNAEITYSLEASPLSSEAPGSIFSIDPDSGDVSVQAVLDREQRDTYEFQVTARDKGVPSLQGSTTVVVRVSDRNDNEPRFMQDVFTFYVKENLQPNSPVGMVTVMDFDKGRNAELSLSIQPGDHEQAAGIFSIENDTGTIFSTVSFDREQQTSYTFKVKAVDGGEPPRSATATVSLFVMDENDNAPTVTFPSNSSYTVLPPSSNMRTVVATVVATDADTGLNADLNYSIVGGNPFKLFEIDPASGVVSLVGKLAPKHYGLHRLVVQVNDSGQPPQSTTALLHVFVNESLSNATVVESQVARSLHTPLAQDIAGDPSYELSKQRLSIVIGVVAGIMTVILLILVVVMARYCRSKGKHGYEAGKKDHEDFFTPQQHDKAKKPKKDKKGKKGKQPLYSSIVTVEASKPNGQRYDSVNEKLSDSPGMGRYRSVNGGPGSPDLARHYKSSSPLPTVQLHPQSPTAGKKHQAVQDLPPANTFVGAGDNISIGSDHCSEYSCQASSKYSKQIHGLYQM; encoded by the coding sequence atgaggaagatgCGGACCCTCCTTCGCTTtgtgcattgctgctgctgctgcttcttgctcctcctgcctccGCCGCTCTGGGTCAGCCTCGCAGCGGCTAAGCAGCTCCTGAAGTACCGGCTGGCCGAGGAGGGACCCGCCGACATCCGCATCGGCAACGTGGCTTCCGACCTGGGGATCGTGACGGGCTCCGGAGAGGTGACATTCAGCCTGGAGTCGGGCTCCGACTATCTCAAGATCGATAACATGACCGGGGAGCTGAGCACCACAGAGCGGCGCATCGACCGCGAAAAGCTGCCGCAGTGCCAGATGATCTTCGACGAGAACGAGTGCTTCTTGGACTTCGAGGTGTCGGTCATCGGCCCCTCGCAGAGCTGGGTGGACCTCTTCGAAGGCCGGGTCATCATCCTGGACATCAACGACAACACCcccaccttcccttcccccGTCCTCACGCTCACCGTGGAGGAGAACCGGCCCGTGGGGACCCTCTACCTGCTCCCCACCGCCACCGACAGGGACTTCGGCCGCAACGGCATCGAGCGCTAcgagctgctgcaggagcccgGCGGGGACGGCGgccggcgcggcggcgggggcggctcGGCCGCGGCGGCCCCCGAGAGCGCCCCCTTCCCCGGCGGCAGCAAGCGGCGGCAGGAGGCGGAGGCGGCGGCCCGCAGCAGCGTCTTCGAGCTGCAGGTGGCCGACACCCTGGACGGGGAGAAGCAGCCGCAGCTGATCGTCAAGGGGGCGCTGGACCGGGAGCAGCGGGACTCCTACGAGCTCAGCCTCCGCGTGCGGGACGGCGGCGACCCGGCACGGTCCTCGCAGGCCATCCTGAGGGTGCTGATCACCGACGTGAACGACAACAGCCCCCGCTTCGAGAAGAGCGTCTATGAGGCGGACCTGGCGGAgaacagcagccctgggacccCGATCCTGCAGCTGCGAGCCACCGACCTGGACGTGGGGGTGAACGGGCAGATCGAGTATGTCTTCGGGGCGGCCACCGAGTCCGTCAGGCGCCTACTGCGGCTGGACGAGACCTCGGGCTGGCTCAGCGTCTTGCACCGCATCGACCGGGAGGAGGTGAACCAGCTTCGCTTCACTGTCATGGCCCGAGACCGGGGCCAGCCCCCCAAGACAGACAAGGCCACTGTAGTGCTGAACATCCGGGATGAAAATGACAACGTGCCCACCATCGACATCCGGAAAATTGGGCGCATCCCGCTCCGGGACGGGGTGGCAAGCGTGGCCGAGGATGTGCTGGTGGACACCCCCATTGCCTTGGTGCAGGTGTCAGACAGAGACCAAGGTGAAAATGGTGTGGTGACCTGCACCGTGGTGGGCGATGTGCCCTTCCAGCTCAAACCGGCCAGTGAGGGTGAAGGGGAGCCACAGAATAAGCGCAAGTATTTCCTCCACACCTCGGCCCCTCTGGATTATGAAGCCGTTCGTGACTACAACGTGGTGATTGTGGCTGTGGActcaggcagccccagcttgtCCAGCAACAACTCATTGCTGGTGCGGGTCGGGGACACTAATGACAACCCTCCCATgttcagccaggctgtgctggaggtcTCCTTCCCAGAGAACAACTTGCCTGGTGAGAGGGTGGCCACAGTGGTTGCCACAGATGCGGATAGTGGCAAGAATGCTGAGATCACCTATTCCTTGGAGGCCTCACCCCTCTCCTCAGAGGCACCGGGCAGCATCTTCAGTATTGACCCTGACTCTGGGGATGTGtcggtgcaggcagtgctggaccGTGAGCAACGGGACACCTATGAATTTCAGGTGACAGCCCGGGACAAGGGGGTGCCATCGCTGCAGGGCTCCACCACAGTGGTGGTGCGAGTGTCGGACCGCAATGACAACGAGCCACGCTTCATGCAGGATGTGTTCACCTTCTATGTGAAAGAAAACCTGCAGCCCAACAGCCCCGTGGGCATGGTGACTGTGATGGACTTTGACAAGGGCCGCAATGCCGAGCTCAGCCTTTCTATTCAGCCTGGAGATCATGAACAGGCAGCTGGCATCTTCTCCATAGAGAATGACACTGGAACCATTTTCTCCACTGTCTCTTTTGACCGTGAGCAGCAGACCAGCTACACCTTTAAGGTGAAGGCAGTGGATGGGGGAGAGCCACCACGGTCTGCCACAGCAACCGTGTCTCTCTTTGTGATGGATGAGAACGACAATGCACCCACTGTCACCTTCCCCAGCAACAGCTCCTACACTGTGCTGCCACCCTCCAGCAACATGCGCACTGTGGTGGCCACAGTGGTCGCCACTGATGCTGACACAGGTCTCAATGCTGACCTCAACTACAGCATTGTTGGGGGCAACCCCTTCAAACTCTTTGAAATAGACCCGGCCAGTGGTGTGGTGTCACTGGTGGGCAAGTTGGCCCCCAAGCACTATGGCCTGCACCGCCTGGTTGTGCAGGTGAATGACAGTGGGCAGCCCCCCCAGtccaccactgccctgctccatgtCTTTGTCAACGAGAGCCTGTCCAATGCCACTGTGGTGGAGAGCCAGGTGGCTCGCAGCCTTCACACCCCACTGGCCCAGGACATTGCTGGTGATCCCAGCTATGAGCTGAGCAAGCAGAGGCTTAGCATAGTCATTGGCGTGGTGGCTGGCATCATGACCGTCATCCTTCTTATCCTCGTGGTGGTCATGGCCCGCTACTGTCGATCCAAGGGCAAGCATGGCTACGAGGCCGGCAAGAAGGACCATGAGGATTTCTTCACCCCCCAGCAGCACGACAAGGCCAAGAAGCCCAAGAAGGACAAGAAAGGCAAGAAGGGCAAGCAGCCCCTCTACAGCAGCATTGTTACTGTCGAGGCTTCCAAGCCCAATGGGCAGCGCTACGACAGCGTGAACGAGAAGCTCTCGGACAGCCCTGGCATGGGCCGATATCGCTCGGTCAATGGTGGCCCAGGCAGCCCTGACCTGGCCAGGCACTACAAGTCGAGCTCACCTCTGCCCACGGTCCAGCTGCACCCACAGTCCCCCACTGCTGGCAAAAAGCACCAGGCCGTGCAGGACCTGCCCCCAGCAAACACCTTCGTGGGCGCTGGCGACAACATCTCCATCGGCTCGGACCATTGCTCCGAGTACAgctgccaggccagcagcaaGTACAGCAAGCAG
- the PCDH7 gene encoding protocadherin-7 isoform X4, with protein MRKMRTLLRFVHCCCCCFLLLLPPPLWVSLAAAKQLLKYRLAEEGPADIRIGNVASDLGIVTGSGEVTFSLESGSDYLKIDNMTGELSTTERRIDREKLPQCQMIFDENECFLDFEVSVIGPSQSWVDLFEGRVIILDINDNTPTFPSPVLTLTVEENRPVGTLYLLPTATDRDFGRNGIERYELLQEPGGDGGRRGGGGGSAAAAPESAPFPGGSKRRQEAEAAARSSVFELQVADTLDGEKQPQLIVKGALDREQRDSYELSLRVRDGGDPARSSQAILRVLITDVNDNSPRFEKSVYEADLAENSSPGTPILQLRATDLDVGVNGQIEYVFGAATESVRRLLRLDETSGWLSVLHRIDREEVNQLRFTVMARDRGQPPKTDKATVVLNIRDENDNVPTIDIRKIGRIPLRDGVASVAEDVLVDTPIALVQVSDRDQGENGVVTCTVVGDVPFQLKPASEGEGEPQNKRKYFLHTSAPLDYEAVRDYNVVIVAVDSGSPSLSSNNSLLVRVGDTNDNPPMFSQAVLEVSFPENNLPGERVATVVATDADSGKNAEITYSLEASPLSSEAPGSIFSIDPDSGDVSVQAVLDREQRDTYEFQVTARDKGVPSLQGSTTVVVRVSDRNDNEPRFMQDVFTFYVKENLQPNSPVGMVTVMDFDKGRNAELSLSIQPGDHEQAAGIFSIENDTGTIFSTVSFDREQQTSYTFKVKAVDGGEPPRSATATVSLFVMDENDNAPTVTFPSNSSYTVLPPSSNMRTVVATVVATDADTGLNADLNYSIVGGNPFKLFEIDPASGVVSLVGKLAPKHYGLHRLVVQVNDSGQPPQSTTALLHVFVNESLSNATVVESQVARSLHTPLAQDIAGDPSYELSKQRLSIVIGVVAGIMTVILLILVVVMARYCRSKGKHGYEAGKKDHEDFFTPQQHDKAKKPKKDKKGKKGKQPLYSSIVTVEASKPNGQRYDSVNEKLSDSPGMGRYRSVNGGPGSPDLARHYKSSSPLPTVQLHPQSPTAGKKHQAVQDLPPANTFVGAGDNISIGSDHCSEYSCQASSKYSKQVDTVQTTQHPGHIEESCKMNVCARK; from the coding sequence atgaggaagatgCGGACCCTCCTTCGCTTtgtgcattgctgctgctgctgcttcttgctcctcctgcctccGCCGCTCTGGGTCAGCCTCGCAGCGGCTAAGCAGCTCCTGAAGTACCGGCTGGCCGAGGAGGGACCCGCCGACATCCGCATCGGCAACGTGGCTTCCGACCTGGGGATCGTGACGGGCTCCGGAGAGGTGACATTCAGCCTGGAGTCGGGCTCCGACTATCTCAAGATCGATAACATGACCGGGGAGCTGAGCACCACAGAGCGGCGCATCGACCGCGAAAAGCTGCCGCAGTGCCAGATGATCTTCGACGAGAACGAGTGCTTCTTGGACTTCGAGGTGTCGGTCATCGGCCCCTCGCAGAGCTGGGTGGACCTCTTCGAAGGCCGGGTCATCATCCTGGACATCAACGACAACACCcccaccttcccttcccccGTCCTCACGCTCACCGTGGAGGAGAACCGGCCCGTGGGGACCCTCTACCTGCTCCCCACCGCCACCGACAGGGACTTCGGCCGCAACGGCATCGAGCGCTAcgagctgctgcaggagcccgGCGGGGACGGCGgccggcgcggcggcgggggcggctcGGCCGCGGCGGCCCCCGAGAGCGCCCCCTTCCCCGGCGGCAGCAAGCGGCGGCAGGAGGCGGAGGCGGCGGCCCGCAGCAGCGTCTTCGAGCTGCAGGTGGCCGACACCCTGGACGGGGAGAAGCAGCCGCAGCTGATCGTCAAGGGGGCGCTGGACCGGGAGCAGCGGGACTCCTACGAGCTCAGCCTCCGCGTGCGGGACGGCGGCGACCCGGCACGGTCCTCGCAGGCCATCCTGAGGGTGCTGATCACCGACGTGAACGACAACAGCCCCCGCTTCGAGAAGAGCGTCTATGAGGCGGACCTGGCGGAgaacagcagccctgggacccCGATCCTGCAGCTGCGAGCCACCGACCTGGACGTGGGGGTGAACGGGCAGATCGAGTATGTCTTCGGGGCGGCCACCGAGTCCGTCAGGCGCCTACTGCGGCTGGACGAGACCTCGGGCTGGCTCAGCGTCTTGCACCGCATCGACCGGGAGGAGGTGAACCAGCTTCGCTTCACTGTCATGGCCCGAGACCGGGGCCAGCCCCCCAAGACAGACAAGGCCACTGTAGTGCTGAACATCCGGGATGAAAATGACAACGTGCCCACCATCGACATCCGGAAAATTGGGCGCATCCCGCTCCGGGACGGGGTGGCAAGCGTGGCCGAGGATGTGCTGGTGGACACCCCCATTGCCTTGGTGCAGGTGTCAGACAGAGACCAAGGTGAAAATGGTGTGGTGACCTGCACCGTGGTGGGCGATGTGCCCTTCCAGCTCAAACCGGCCAGTGAGGGTGAAGGGGAGCCACAGAATAAGCGCAAGTATTTCCTCCACACCTCGGCCCCTCTGGATTATGAAGCCGTTCGTGACTACAACGTGGTGATTGTGGCTGTGGActcaggcagccccagcttgtCCAGCAACAACTCATTGCTGGTGCGGGTCGGGGACACTAATGACAACCCTCCCATgttcagccaggctgtgctggaggtcTCCTTCCCAGAGAACAACTTGCCTGGTGAGAGGGTGGCCACAGTGGTTGCCACAGATGCGGATAGTGGCAAGAATGCTGAGATCACCTATTCCTTGGAGGCCTCACCCCTCTCCTCAGAGGCACCGGGCAGCATCTTCAGTATTGACCCTGACTCTGGGGATGTGtcggtgcaggcagtgctggaccGTGAGCAACGGGACACCTATGAATTTCAGGTGACAGCCCGGGACAAGGGGGTGCCATCGCTGCAGGGCTCCACCACAGTGGTGGTGCGAGTGTCGGACCGCAATGACAACGAGCCACGCTTCATGCAGGATGTGTTCACCTTCTATGTGAAAGAAAACCTGCAGCCCAACAGCCCCGTGGGCATGGTGACTGTGATGGACTTTGACAAGGGCCGCAATGCCGAGCTCAGCCTTTCTATTCAGCCTGGAGATCATGAACAGGCAGCTGGCATCTTCTCCATAGAGAATGACACTGGAACCATTTTCTCCACTGTCTCTTTTGACCGTGAGCAGCAGACCAGCTACACCTTTAAGGTGAAGGCAGTGGATGGGGGAGAGCCACCACGGTCTGCCACAGCAACCGTGTCTCTCTTTGTGATGGATGAGAACGACAATGCACCCACTGTCACCTTCCCCAGCAACAGCTCCTACACTGTGCTGCCACCCTCCAGCAACATGCGCACTGTGGTGGCCACAGTGGTCGCCACTGATGCTGACACAGGTCTCAATGCTGACCTCAACTACAGCATTGTTGGGGGCAACCCCTTCAAACTCTTTGAAATAGACCCGGCCAGTGGTGTGGTGTCACTGGTGGGCAAGTTGGCCCCCAAGCACTATGGCCTGCACCGCCTGGTTGTGCAGGTGAATGACAGTGGGCAGCCCCCCCAGtccaccactgccctgctccatgtCTTTGTCAACGAGAGCCTGTCCAATGCCACTGTGGTGGAGAGCCAGGTGGCTCGCAGCCTTCACACCCCACTGGCCCAGGACATTGCTGGTGATCCCAGCTATGAGCTGAGCAAGCAGAGGCTTAGCATAGTCATTGGCGTGGTGGCTGGCATCATGACCGTCATCCTTCTTATCCTCGTGGTGGTCATGGCCCGCTACTGTCGATCCAAGGGCAAGCATGGCTACGAGGCCGGCAAGAAGGACCATGAGGATTTCTTCACCCCCCAGCAGCACGACAAGGCCAAGAAGCCCAAGAAGGACAAGAAAGGCAAGAAGGGCAAGCAGCCCCTCTACAGCAGCATTGTTACTGTCGAGGCTTCCAAGCCCAATGGGCAGCGCTACGACAGCGTGAACGAGAAGCTCTCGGACAGCCCTGGCATGGGCCGATATCGCTCGGTCAATGGTGGCCCAGGCAGCCCTGACCTGGCCAGGCACTACAAGTCGAGCTCACCTCTGCCCACGGTCCAGCTGCACCCACAGTCCCCCACTGCTGGCAAAAAGCACCAGGCCGTGCAGGACCTGCCCCCAGCAAACACCTTCGTGGGCGCTGGCGACAACATCTCCATCGGCTCGGACCATTGCTCCGAGTACAgctgccaggccagcagcaaGTACAGCAAGCAG